The Colias croceus chromosome 2, ilColCroc2.1 region aaatgtaaacattaaCAATATCTTTATCAAATTATCAATGTCTCGTAACTTCTactttttgaagtcggttaaaatgattaaaatgtcttgtatttaaaaagaattgttaggagatataaaaaaaataaacgcaAATATCTTTCTTCgcttatgaaattaaaatgcaactgtaatttcattgaaactgaattttgaaaattgaaaaattcattGGGTCATGCTTAGCACCACACATTACTgacatactttttattacaaattcatCTTTAAGGCCGGCTACTGACCTACCTGctgcaggggcaatattgcaAACAATCTCGATTGGTCGACGGTCGGAGCAATTTCAGTtgttctctaaattgcccctgcAAGCCTTTACACAATTATGGAGCCAATTAAGGGTCAAAatccaatataaaaaaatattgcccctgcggcaGGTAGGTGAGTAGCCGGTTAGGAATCGTTTTAGTCATATTGTGTCGCCTACTAGTCCACCATTATTTTAACGTATTTCCTAAATATCACATCCATTTCAATACATcacaaagttttataaaacattctaTTTTCACGGAACTTTATGCATCTCGACGTGAAACTATCACATACGTGTAGTTTCTaagaataaaatgaatatcaaTCTTACTTATACGTGTATGTGTTCATTCAGACACATTGTATCGCTTTCTCTTGTAATGGATAAGTGATACGGGGTATGGCATCTCATGTTTCAATCACGGTCGTTATTTAGGTCAGTTCTTTTAGTGTTTTGTGGGAGattattattgtgttattatgggggggggggggaggGTTAATTTCGTAAATATCAGcaaaagataattaaatatagttacatttaaatattaaactagcttaccgcccgcggcttcgcccgctttgtctaaaacctataaattttatactacaaccttcctcttgaatcaccctatctattaaaaaaacttactacttgcgactttgttttatacaatgtagtgatgatagtgaaaatctaaaaaaaaaataagcaattTATAAGAAGTTACTAAATTGTCACCCCAATTAGAATTCAACCAAATTTTCCGgtctatataattaaatataacggTTTTAAAGTTATAGCTAAGTGCCTCTTATACGAAACTTCTAGTTCTTTTATGAAACATTTAAAGAATTAGTTAATGTTTCAGATTCTCCGCCGAAACCATTAAAGTGGTGGTAGGATCTAACAAAATAGTGGGTGACGGACAAATATACGACGTAGAAGAAGTCATTATCCACGAGGATTacgatgataaaaaaattaaaaatgatatagCTCTTATCAAAGTTTCTACGGATATCGAGTTCAGTGATAAGGTCCAGCCAATTGCTTTACCGACTAAGAATACGAAACCAGGAGCGAATGTTTTGCTATCTGGATGGGGACGTGAAGAGGCAAGTGAAGTTTTTAAGACAGGAAGCAATTTTGTATAacaaataactatattttgtTGGTGTGTTATTTTCTGTACAAAGGGaatgtaaatgtttaaaataagaacAATCGTTTTATCTATCGTAAGTAAAAAAATGGAAACTGTCGTAaccattttaaaatacttatactGTACTGAAACGATTTGAGTTTTTATCGACTAATGATAGCGTCCgagctattattttttttgaagaaacttctttagacgcgttgagagtaaaatgtCAAGATATCggcacgtcatggagtaaggcaacGGTATCTtagaatcttgccaaagaagtttcacttctgacacgtatgctcggcacacacggtcttttttttaataatattagtagtagTAATAGTAgtagtatatttaataaatttgaacTCTTTACGTGTTTTTGTACTGTTTCAGGATGGCGACGTAGGAATTCCTAACGATTTACAAATGATCAACCAAACTGTAATAAGTGTTCTGTCTTGTAAAATAGTTTTCACAAATATAAATCAGATCGTCGATAGTGAGATTTGTACTCTTACCCTAAAAGGAAATGGCTCTTGTCAGgtataataatcattttgaaacattttatgattttataaaagaactagctgctccgcgcggtttcacccccgtggctccactcctgttggtcgtagcgtgataatatatagtacatatgtatatactatatagccttcctagataaatttttcaaattggaccagtaactcccaagattagcgcgttcaaacaaacaaactcttcagctttataatattagtattttgaaacattttctgattttataaaagaattGGAATAGTTAATAAGGAAGGTTagtaatgatatttttataaacatgtaCTGGGTTATCCGGAAATAGTTCTCTTAATATGGacatagtttaaatttaacattcaGGGAAGATGTCCATAATCATCAAAACGATggtctttttaatttaaatgatttacctGTTGAATATTTACATTTCTAAGTAATATGTGATATTCATAAGTGAAATTATCTTCTTTtgaagttaattaaatataaatctaatacaatctatatttatttctaggGAGACTCCGGTGGACCTTTAGTAGAAGATAATGCAGTAGTTGGCATAGTTTCGTGGGGATTGAGCTGTGAAGACAAATATCCAGATGTCAACACTAGAGTTTATTCCTACGTCAATTggattaaaaaacatatttcttAAGATATGAAGTGACCATTTtgattatgtatttagattGTAGATGTCCTATCGCAAGatctacattatttattttgtataattattgaatttctTTCAAAGGTCCTATATCTGTAATATCATATTGACTTACGTGCTTAATAATAAACGTGCTAGGATCATTGAGTTAATGtgtagtacataatattaactcaATGGCTAGGATACTTTTATCCAGTAATTTTCCTTAACATGccagataatttaattttttccttttatgtAATCTTAAAGTAACTACGcagtgttttttatattatgacgaCGTCACTGgtatattgttatattgacattaattaaattggaatttaatttaaatgctgttttattttaccagAAATCCAATACTGACAGCTACGGACGCTAAAGGTCAAGTACCCTTTTGTGATTCGGAAAAAGGAACCGAATTTTCctttcattttaaatgttaaatgctTAAGCGCTATACGAGATACtctttatttgaaaatgttcTCAAAAGAGGAATTAATTCGTCAAATAGGTTCGGTTGCTTCGCTTCGCTTGTTTCGGTTCTAGCAGAGCAATTTTAGGAATGCACGTTGTTGATACTTATATGCGAATTCAcacttttattgtattgtctttagtagtattttgtaaacatagtagaattctaattattttatcagaattCATTAATACTCCGCTGATCAGAAAAGATTTTTATgtagaatgtattttttagattctatttttatagattattaaatatttataaagtgttaaaatattcataatttcaacatttgtatttttctatttaaaaaatgctgCAACATATTATACTCATAATTCAAAGATTCTAGTgctaactaaaaataaagcaTTGATAAGGATTTAGAAAGGagcaaaacttcaacgtataaAAAGTCTCAatacatttattcaaaaacaataataattcataacatAAATACATTCTTAGTCTTGTTTCGTAGTAGCTTCTTCAGGTTCATCATCAGCTATGTTATCCTGGATCCAGTCAAGGAACGAGTAAACCCTGGTGTACACGTCTGGGTAGCCGCGAGCGCAGGGCATCCCCCAGGATACGATCCCCACCACGCGGCTGTTTTCCACTAAAGGACCACCAGAGTCACCCTGGAAAGTCATAAATTGAGTATTTTACGAAGATTTTGCCAGTTTTAGGGCATTTTTCAGAAGTTCAGGTAATATAAGGTGTGATAAGTTTTAATTggagaaaattataaattggcTATCTGACACTAGTTACGTAGAATCTAGTATAGTAGAAATATGAGAGCggtttattaagctattgccgTTTTCTGATATCgttctacaaaatatttatggaaattatttttaaaaactccTCGTAAGTTTGTGTCTGcagtttgaataaatatataatttatggtctttttcatcatttataaataacttacatGGCAGGCTCCTTCTCCAGCCTTTGTTAGGGAGCATATTTGCGTTTCAAAGACAGGGTTTATGTCATCAAATCTGTTCTGGCAGTCATCTACGCTTAGTGACGTCACATTGATCATCTGCAGGTCATTGGGTAAATTGCCTGGGTACTGAAAAACATGAGAAATTACATAAtcaatttaatgtatttatctgtaatagtataaaatgatataagcGCAACGCAAGCAACAATTGAAATTTTTTGACTATTAATATAGTGACGTAACATAATTCATAATCTAGTACCTATGCTAATAATTCAAAATCCTCTAGTtagagaaataaaaatgtaaccaGACCAGATGAAAAGCCCggaactataaaaaaaaaaaaacacaattatcggttcaaaatttacaattttataatagatagggaggcgaggtagctaaatggcgtaattcaacggcgtcgtcgagacttatcaaaatcgaaagagaaaataatttctaaaagaaaagcttctatggtaaaaaccattttagcggtgggtttggcgtgtacggattttcaaaaatgtaaaaaaaaacagttacttgggcattctcgagcgcgtcagatattcatactacgtatgccccaagtgcctctgataacaacggtatactaatctgccggtttgcgtggtggggctaggcatataaattcgtcaaaaatgcacaaaaaaaaaatttactcgagcgcgtcagattttcggaaggggtgttaattaGGCCCCAagaaagctccccttaaaaaaactgacgattacggcatgacgataagttacgatgaatttttgaaaatgcagaaaaaaaaagtccttttgaaatactcgagcgcgtcagattttcataggggaggtttatctaggtatcctgaaagtttattttcttaatctgataaaaatgttggtgggttctcttaatctgaccgaaaaaggtttgtgggtttcttttttttaatcatcgttatttcatatcaatttttcttaccaccctcagttttcgagatatactcaaaaaaccgggagtttgagtttttatgatgcttcaagtaaaaaaaaattaaactttggacaaaaatgaaaagagacctttttttgtaaaataaaattaccttttttgtttatttaaacttttttttttttaaaaagtaaagttcgcgacttatatgctgcaacgcgtttttcggaagacgaaatggctcctccagacttccggtcatgcggaaaccggcagattttgtgtttttagtaagttttagattatattcttcaaaataaaaataaaaaaaatgtcgctcgagaatgccgggttaactttttttttttacaagttcgcgaccctataactcggcggcgtcaaggaattatggtcagattaattaaatttagtcttaaaacactaaaatcaacccccaatatcttaatctgacgcgctcgagtatttcagactatcgatttttttttactaatctgatcgtctatcctaggcgcgcgtcactacatatagagctaaatagtgaaaaagtttgttctattaggtctaaggtatctctcatatcttaaactgccacgctcgagtattgcagaaaattcccctcttcgcctccctagtCCCTATCTATAAGGTATAACAACAAAACTAaacgttcaatagaatagagaACTGCTTTGAAGTCATTTGACTTTGCCTGTAAAGAAAAacgttaaataaaagaaattggCAACTGCACGTAACTCAGAAGCATTCAAAAGCGGGACTAGCTTATATTATCTTACCGACAGTCTTCCCCATCCAGTCAGCAGTAACTCAGCCTGGGCTCCCGTATTGGCTTCAGGCAGTTCTATCGGCTGTACACGGTCACTGAACTCAATGTTTTCGGTGACTTTCACCACACTGATATCATTCTGAATTAGTCCAGCATCATAATCTTTGTGAACGATGATTTTTTCAACTGAATACTTTTGTCCTCCTTTCACGAGGCTGTTTGTGCCGACTATTACTTTCATGGATCTTGGAGTTGAGCTGAAAGAGGACTTGGTATTACGTTTCACACTTAATTATATAGGAATAATTCTCAAGTTGTGAATATGGATGcaaattactacatattataaataaaaagtctgCCTGACTATTCACTTATAAACTAATTCACTgaaattcattatattttcatcaatACTGCAATACATAACGTAGTTCTCGAGAATGGTTTCggtaaataatttgttataatataaagtttaagtATTGGAATTTCTTTAACCCTAGATTACTACCCTTCGTCGATTCGACGACGCGTCACCAAAAAAATCGCTATAACTTTTACGCGTGCGACCGTATGGTTTTCTGACTTCAGCTAATCTCAGCCAACCTGTTGCGCTTGCGATGGACGGTAGTGCTTTGTGCGTGGAAGGTCTACACGCGGTGTTCCAGCAACCATGGCTCGTCACATCGACGAAGGTTAGTATTAACGTAACTTTTCGTACTATTtagggtaaacgcaggtattaacgacccctctaaggcaatttcaaaatcaaccatattttttaagtatactggttcttctaaagatttataatttcattttatatgctagtgttatgtataaaaaatgtatttattgaagcaaatacattctaataaaggattatcttgtaaaaaataatatacaatgtgacttagtcgattgttgctattaccgacccataaaaacggctgtgaagctattaacgatttttatgcagctgttcccgatcgtatgtgagaggaagcctttttccagcaatggaatgtatagaagctagtgatgatgatgattaccgatcttaataaaatgaaataaaaatgcaaatatattcgtatttttttatggtagttatttttaataaaacaaatgagtacttcttagtaatgaactaaataattataaacttttaaattaatcaacataatactattaatatattatgtacatatattaaattaaggatttcaaactctaggatatttcgttatgctatttgattgattgcttcggcgagttgtgttttactgaatacttttcgccgctttcgtggctccatatttctgaaaaaaatatacctaattatatgttttatgttaatttaaccaaaaaaaatataatttttaataggcacctattatgtcataaaagtaataaaaatatatttgcacgctcaattacgagcagaatgtttaaggatcaatattatctgtatatacaaacatctttattctacattctgcaaataaagcaatttgaatttgaatttgtagatgagaaactaaacaatctatattcgatcggtaatagcttcctatagttgctattgccgacccacatgggtcggtattaaagtatgtaagtataaacctaaattgtattaccgacccataaaaaatggttattttaattcatttgaccatcagactataaaatagataataattgattaatgtcatacaaaatatgaacaaatgcatattgtttaaacaaaaaaaaacaatgatttactactgtaactattcgatagggatcctcgaaaatatcataactttgtataaattgacaacgctaaaagacacaacactagacaaaaaagtttagtcgctaatagatttttatgaagactcatagcttagatttaaactggtccataaaaccacttgtgttagtgtgatataataacataaaataaaataaaacaaaaagttacgttgatgccattgccgacttacgggtcgttgatacctgccacgacttaaactggtgaagctaacaccgtcccattttaattttaagttttatcgtttcaaattactttttattaataaaatgttgtaagaaatgaaaagttgacacttaaatgcattgacatttagtaatataaattaaagtatagatgtcatttgtttgtaaatgtcttaaaaagatactcacagtacttacccgaaggaacaacggaacagtacgacacgtcctgcttccacgctaccccgcagcaacttacgcattttaactcttttttgctcagttactcactctaacgttaaagtatacgatgctcaagtaatacattcgtgtataactttgcctacctatagctagaatagttctggaaacgtttaaatttcgaattacttttataggtcggtaataccttcagattttcgatgggtcgttgatagctgcgtttaccttagttaagttaaaattacgttattttatgttttataatggtgcctattattttatttttagatacgATTCATATGTTAGTTTTAGAAGTTGAAAGCGATGAGGAAAATTCATCTGCGAGAGAGCCTGAAG contains the following coding sequences:
- the LOC123699011 gene encoding chymotrypsin-2-like, with product MRPLSVRRKPRSSIHRTFPPSTKIVGGDNAPEKAIPYQASLRQLSNAHFCGGAILNERWILTAAHCAVEFSAETIKVVVGSNKIVGDGQIYDVEEVIIHEDYDDKKIKNDIALIKVSTDIEFSDKVQPIALPTKNTKPGANVLLSGWGREEDGDVGIPNDLQMINQTVISVLSCKIVFTNINQIVDSEICTLTLKGNGSCQGDSGGPLVEDNAVVGIVSWGLSCEDKYPDVNTRVYSYVNWIKKHIS
- the LOC123705459 gene encoding chymotrypsin-2-like; the protein is MFKYVILFVTICYVQGAILRIIPGYVPRIVGGKDAPDGGIPYQVSLRNFYGSHFCGGSILNERWILTAAHCTVGSTPRSMKVIVGTNSLVKGGQKYSVEKIIVHKDYDAGLIQNDISVVKVTENIEFSDRVQPIELPEANTGAQAELLLTGWGRLSYPGNLPNDLQMINVTSLSVDDCQNRFDDINPVFETQICSLTKAGEGACHGDSGGPLVENSRVVGIVSWGMPCARGYPDVYTRVYSFLDWIQDNIADDEPEEATTKQD